A stretch of the Vigna radiata var. radiata cultivar VC1973A chromosome 7, Vradiata_ver6, whole genome shotgun sequence genome encodes the following:
- the LOC106768994 gene encoding F-box/kelch-repeat protein At1g26930 gives MLDGRSCVVPRLFSSACQAENDWSYMKCLLELDIKNGKRPMEIDDVEDEPQQPRKCTRKLDSYNRVEMARISLQRQSIEAKDSVVSQMDQEAIEPLNVCEGVVGEDGALTDRLLGEQEQEGDGDLMDVGDHQSDEQQQAKPGDLSDFGARLYDEYRLEHDETLMNSSEQQSEQQQQQHGGDSSDSGSLLPRMNRDSSIACLSRCSRSDYGSLASLNRSFRNIIRSGELYQWRRLNGIMEHWIYFSCALLEWEAYDPIRQRWMHLPRMASNECFMCSDKESLAVGTELLVFGRELRSHVIYRYSLLTNSWTSGMRMNAPRCLFGSASLGEIAILAGGCDSEGHILDSAELYNSETQTWETLPSMKKPRKMCSGVFMDGKFYVIGGIGGSDSKVLTCGEEYNVQSRTWTEIPNMSPGRSSRGPEMPATAEAPPLVAVVNDELYAADYADMEVKKYDKEEKVWITIGRLPERAVSMNGWGLAFRACGDKLIVIGGPRTHGEGFIELNSWVPSAGPPHWDLLARKRSGNFVYNCAVMGC, from the coding sequence ATGTTGGACGGTCGTTCGTGCGTTGTTCCGAGGTTGTTTTCCAGCGCTTGCCAGGCAGAGAACGACTGGTCTTACATGAAGTGCTTGCTGGAGTTGGACATCAAGAATGGAAAGCGCCCTATGGAGATTGATGATGTTGAGGATGAACCCCAGCAGCCGAGGAAGTGTACTAGGAAGTTGGATTCTTACAATAGAGTTGAAATGGCTCGAATTTCCCTTCAAAGGCAATCTATTGAGGCCAAGGATTCCGTTGTTTCCCAGATGGATCAGGAGGCCATTGAGCCATTGAACGTTTGTGAAGGAGTTGTCGGAGAAGATGGAGCTTTGACCGACCGGCTATTGGGTGAGCAAGAACAGGAGGGTGATGGTGATTTGATGGATGTTGGTGACCATCAATCCGATGAACAGCAGCAGGCTAAGCCTGGGGATTTATCAGATTTTGGTGCCAGGCTATATGATGAATATCGGTTGGAGCATGATGAGACTCTAATGAATTCAAGTGAACAGCAATCtgagcagcagcagcagcagcatgGTGGGGATTCTTCAGATTCTGGTTCTCTCTTGCCACGCATGAACCGTGACAGCTCAATAGCCTGTCTCAGCCGATGTTCAAGGTCAGACTACGGTTCTCTAGCCTCGCTGAATAGGAGCTTCCGGAACATAATCCGAAGTGGTGAACTCTATCAATGGAGGAGACTAAATGGTATTATGGAGCACTGGATTTATTTTTCCTGCGCCCTCCTGGAATGGGAGGCCTATGATCCAATCCGTCAGAGGTGGATGCATTTGCCAAGGATGGCTTCTAATGAATGCTTTATGTGTTCAGACAAGGAATCTTTAGCTGTAGGAACTGAGCTACTTGTGTTTGGGAGGGAGCTAAGATCTCATGTGATTTACAGATACAGTCTGTTGACAAACTCATGGACATCTGGAATGAGGATGAATGCTCCAAGATGCTTGTTTGGCTCAGCAAGCCTTGGAGAGATTGCAATATTAGCTGGTGGGTGTGATTCAGAGGGACACATCCTGGACTCTGCTGAATTATACAATTCTGAGACTCAAACATGGGAAACACTGCCAAGTATGAAGAAACCAAGGAAGATGTGTTCTGGGGTGTTTATGGATGGAAAGTTTTACGTTATAGGGGGGATTGGGGGGAGTGATTCTAAGGTGCTAACATGTGGAGAGGAGTACAATGTTCAGAGCAGGACATGGACAGAGATTCCTAACATGTCCCCAGGAAGAAGTAGTAGGGGTCCTGAGATGCCTGCAACAGCTGAGGCACCACCTCTGGTTGCAGTTGTAAATGATGAATTATATGCTGCTGATTATGCAGACATGGAGGTTAAGAAGTATGACAAGGAAGAAAAAGTGTGGATTACCATTGGGAGACTGCCAGAACGTGCAGTGTCGATGAATGGTTGGGGTCTTGCATTCAGGGCATGTGGAGATAAGCTTATTGTGATTGGCGGACCTAGGACTCATGGTGAGGGTTTTATTGAGCTCAATTCATGGGTGCCTAGTGCAGGGCCTCCACACTGGGATCTACTTGCTAGGAAACGTTCTGGCAACTTTGTTTATAATTGTGCTGTGATGGGATGTTGA